From a region of the Phaseolus vulgaris cultivar G19833 chromosome 6, P. vulgaris v2.0, whole genome shotgun sequence genome:
- the LOC137833075 gene encoding uncharacterized protein, with product MEESKNQCYTIQEEEEVEEEEDEEEEEEVEEEDDEEEEEEDEQEEEEDDDEEEEDNAKWVTHYSSDHQILLVGEGDFSFSLSLAKSFGSAVNIVASSLNSLDNVTKMYKHAKSNLDHLHKLGARLLHGVDATKMKLHSDLKMRRFDRVIFNFPHAGFHGREDSTSMIKKHKALVLGFFNNASGMLRADGEIHVSHKTTAPFSHWNIKDLAARCFLTLIESADFNAEDYPGYNNKRGDSYRCDEPFPLGKCCTYKFVYIPEAKRKRMKRKHMMVSRQQIDLPFQEIEYAVEQLPTSVYLNYSPRTSHYLKMKEETSIFALTNRHTSITGCHSSSMAEVHGRGAPSGGYSFGMSLVPPRTLRPMEPLQSLQLRPTSAYFRYPPTDPIPFYTRRTLQPMQPLQQTWQTSSDTRYPLYHPRIMETDRVSLDARNEWYHRLNGGRSNYFLEEHGGTMHTAPFSHGASHGARNEGYYHQVYGGCSNDWQQEHCCRTTNQSASSLYGVSSEFDRFIGEVPGRNVQSELHRMNILMSERRVFVQS from the exons ATGGAGGAATCAAAGAACCAGTGCTACACtattcaagaagaagaagaagtagaagaagaagaagatgaagaagaagaagaagaagtagaagaagaagatgatgaagaagaagaagaagaagatgaacaagaagaagaagaagatgatgatgaagaggaagaagataatGCAAAATGGGTAACCCATTATTCCAGTGATCACCAAATTCTGTTGGTGGGAGAGGGtgatttctctttctctctttccctcGCCAAATCTTTTGGCTCTGCTGTCAACATCGTCGCTTCCTCTCTCAACTCCCTcg ATAATGTTACCAAGATGTACAAGCATGCTAAGTCAAATTTAGATCACTTGCACAAGTTGGGAGCACGCTTATTACATGGAGTTGATGCAACCAAAATGAAGCTTCATTCAGATTTAAAAATGCGAAGGTTTGATCGAGTCATATTCAACTTTCCTCATGCTGGCTTTCATGGGAGGGAAGATAGCACATCGATGATTAA GAAGCATAAAGCCCTTGTGCTTGGATTCTTCAACAATGCAAGTGGCATGCTTCGAGCCGATGGTGAAATACATGTCAGTCATAAAACTACAGCACCTTTTAGCCACTGGAACATCAAGGATCTTGCTGCACGATGCTTTTTGACGTTGATTGAGTCTGCTGACTTCAATGCAGAAGATTACCCTGGTTACAATAATAAGAGAGGTGATAGTTATAGATGCGATGAACCCTTTCCACTTGGTAAGTGCTGCACATACAAGTTTGTCTACATTCCTGAAGCTAAGCGAAAGCGTATGAAGAGAAAACACATGATGGTTTCTAGACAACAAATAGATCTCCCATTTCAAGAGATTGAATATGCTGTGGAGCAATTACCAACTTCAGTTTATCTCAATTATTCCCCTAGAACAAGTCACtatctaaaaatgaaagaagagaCATCAATATTTGCCTTAACAAATAGGCATACTTCAATCACTGGGTGTCACTCAAGTAGCATGGCAGAAGTGCATGGAAGAGGTGCTCCTTCTGGTGGCTATTCTTTTGGTATGAGTCTAGTCCCTCCAAGAACATTGCGACCAATGGAGCCATTGCAATCTTTGCAACTGCGGCCAACATCTGCTTATTTCAGATACCCTCCGACAGATCCTATACCATTCTATACTAGAAGAACATTGCAACCAATGCAGCCATTGCAGCAAACATGGCAAACATCAAGCGATACTAGATACCCTCTGTATCATCCTAGAATAATGGAAACTGATCGTGTATCACTTGATGCTAGAAATGAATGGTATCATCGGCTTAATGGTGGCAGGTCTAATTATTTTCTAGAAGAACATGGTGGAACAATGCATACTGCTCCCTTTTCACATGGTGCTTCACATGGTGCTAGAAATGAAGGCTATTATCATCAGGTCTATGGTGGCTGCTCAAATGATTGGCAACAGGAACATTGCTGCAGAACAACAAATCAGAGTGCAAGTTCTCTTTATGGAGTAAGTTCTGAGTTTGACAGATTCATTGGTGAAGTGCCTGGGAGGAATGTTCAGAGTGAGCTTCACCGAATGAATATTTTGATGTCAGAGAGAAGGGTGTTTGTGCAGTCCTGA